The window CTCAGACAAAACTCTTTCGGTAGTTAGCGAGACTGAATTCGCATCTCATGGTATTAAAGAAAGGTATGATATTCAGGAATGGGTGGAATCGTACCCAGGCGTTCTAGGAGAACCTCTTTTAATTATAGCCAAGGAGTTTAGTTATTTTGATAAGACAAATGAAAGAGCCGACCTTATAGCTTTAGATAAGTTAGGCAACATTGTTGTGATTGAATTAAAAAGAGATGATTCCGGTTCCGATGTTCATTGGCAGGCTATCAAATACGCTAGCTATTTCCGTAAAATTAATAACAATGATGTTGTAAACATTCTTGCAAAGTATAGAAACATAGAAAGAGATGAGGCAGAAACCCAGATAATGAAATTTGTGGATATTGATGAGTTTGAAGATATTAACCGTAGCCAAAGAATTATTTTGGTAAGTCATAGGTTTGCAACGGAAGTAACGTCAGCGGTCTTATGGCTACTTGAGCACAATATTGACATAAAATGTATCCAAATAGTTCCGTTCTACGACCATGAGAATAAAAGCTATTATCTGACAGCAAATCCAATTTTGCCATTACAGGGGGCCGAAAACTACGAAATATGTGCCAGAGTAGGTGGGGAGAAGATATTACTTAATGAAAACACAGATTCCAGAAAGAACGATGACGTGACAACCTTCTTAAGAGAACTTGTTGATACAGCACTTAATAACATAACAACCGAAAAGCCTAATAAAAGAAGCCGCTGGGCGGGAACCTATAAAGACGGCGAGAGATACTATAAACTCTGGTATAACCATAACCCATGGGACAACCACCAATTCTCCTATCAGATTCATGTATTTGATGCGCCCATTAATAATAAGCTAATGGGAATGAAATTTTACTTTAACAAAGAGCATGCATCTAATTCTGGGTTAACTGACCAACAAATAGAAACATTAGAGAATCAGCTTAAACAATATGCAGAGGATAAGAGCTTGGAATTTTATAGTGACGACGTCCATGTGCAAGCCGAAAGGTTGTTCGATAAAATTTATCCCGAAAGTTCTTTGGAAGCAAGCACGTTTCTCTCTGAGCTAATTAACCAAATGACCCCCATTGTTGAGGACTTAAACGAAGAAACGACATAAGTGAATCTGGCTGACTTGTGGGAAGGGTAGAGGAGGAGCTAACGTAATAGCATTTTAAAATTATGTATGGCAGGGGAAATCCCTGCCAATTAGTTTTTCACTTTTCTAACCCGCTTTTTCTGCGGAAGAAAGGTATTTAATGGTGAAGCCAACGAATGTTGATCTCTAACGTCCTGCTGTGTCAATGCCACATACCTTTTAGTCATGGTTAGATCACTGTGACCCATAATACGCTGTAAACCTAGAGCATGTCCGCCGTTTCTCAAATATTGCAGAGCAAAGGCATGCCTTAGATCATACGGTCTAAATTTCACTCCCAGCTGCTTGCAATATGCCTCAATTCTATCTCCCCAGGTGTTACTGTTTAACAAAGTCCCATCAGTTGTTGCAAATATAGGTACGTCGTCTTTCCAGTCTGGGTGTCTGGCTTTCAAGAGATCTCTGATACTTTGTGATGTGGGGGGGGATAGAGGAAGAGTTCGGCTTACTCTAGTTTTAGCTACCTCGGCCCGGATATGGACCTCCAACGAGCGGAAATTGACATCATCCACTAAAAGATAAAAAGCTTCTTTAGGGCGAATCCCGGTATCCATGGTAAGTAAAACTAACGTATAATCGCGTAAGCCTGCATATGTTTTTTTATCGGGAAGAGAAATTAGCTTGGTTATGGTCTCGGCATCTAATTTTACAATTCTGCCTTCATCTTTACGTTTCTTAAAGCCTGCCAATGGGTTTTCGGGTAATATACCTTCCTCTATACACCAGTTAAAGAAAGTTCTTAGGTAAACCAGACGCAGGTTGTACGTGGCAGGCTTAACTTTTTGGGACATGTACTTTAATACGCTCCGTTTAAGTGACTGTTGAGTGAAGGCCTCGGGATGACGTGTAAAAAATTGGGTAACGTGATACCTGTAATCACTTATTGTTACATCTGCCAATCCCATTGCTTGTTTCCAATAAATAAAATTTTGTAATGCGTCCTGCCAAGTATTAGTAGCGATTGTCGATATTTGCTTTTTCTTAGCCATAAACAAAAAACCCCCTTCGCATTTATTTACGAAAGGGATAAGTCCATCGCGTCTAACGAACCTGTTTCAGGCATGATGGATTAGGTGTTTCGACACATTTTTCATCATATACCTGAAGGACGTCAAACTCTTATTTGGTGCGGGCGAGAGGATTTGAACCTCCACGGGAAAATCCCACTGGATCCTAAGTCCTTCCGTGTCTGAACGTACCGCCACGCCGCATCATTACTGGAATTCTATTTTCACTGCTTCGCCAGAATCACTGGATTACTTTTTTTGCCAGATTGCTTTTATTATAATCCAGTGGGTAAAGCCTGTCAAGGCTTGTTGTAGGTTTTATATAAAATGAACTTACTAATAGCATATATTGTGTGAAAATCTTCCACTTATGCCCCTACCCCTTTCGTTTGGCAAAAGTCTTTGTTTGCCTCAGTCCGAACGAGGCTGGGTCACTACGTCTTATTATATCTAATTGTATAATTTTACGAAAATTAACGGATTAATTATACCTATGCCGGGGAAAACATCGCCGGGGCCTCGACGGTGGAAATCGCCCATAATGCACTAATGAAAAGTCAAGGCCACAGAGAAAATATTCTACGAAAAGAATTTACCCATGTTGGAATTGGAATCGTTAAGGGCGGGCCATATGGAATGATGTTTTCGCAGGAATTTATAAGAAAATAAAACTAATACAACCTCGCTGGTCTTTCTTATAGGCTAGCGAGGCTTTTTTCCGTCTGACCCTTACAAAGAGTAACAAAAAGGATCAAAAGCGGTCCCTATTCCCCTTCGCAATGTAGACATTTTGTTTATGAGTTTTTCCCAGCTATAACATTGAATTTGCAGGTGAATCATTGACGACTGAATATGGATAAATGCAAACCACGCATATTATGCATAAACTTTAGATTTTGCTAAATAGTTTTGCTGAAGGAACTTTTACTTCTTTTCGGGACCAATTGTTATTTTTCACAATCAGAGGCTCTCCCTCATAATTATTGGGGGGGTAACAAGTTGGTTGAGCCTGTTTTTTAACTTTTATCAAGAGACTTAATTTGCAAAAGTCTATAGTATAATCTTGGATTGTTTAAGACTATAATCTTTAGTTGACTTACTACTCTTGTAACTATTTGGTATAACATTCCTTCTGCACTGTAATAATTTTTTCTAGCAGTTAGTCTACCCTTTTCGTTATAACTGAAGTTGTCATCCATAACAAATACTACTTTATCGAATTCCTGACCAATAACATCATGTGCTTTTGTATGAGAAATTGAAGCAAGATTATCAAGGGGTTCATGGGTATATTGTGAATTTGTGTATGTAATAGGTTTCCACCCTCTGCATTGTTCTAAATATTGTATGTATGTTTTTATATCGTCAAGCTCTTCAAAATACTCAATTGTAATACTTTCATAATTCAAAAAGTTGTTGCTTTTCCCTATATCTGTCAGGTTAATAATAAACGAGGCCATTTCCTTGTTTGTTCTGATTTTGTTTGTTAATGTTTTTTTGTAAACAGCAATGTCAGGGTGCCTAGCAGTGATGTATTCATATATGTCCTTGGCTTCACCGGTTTTTAAATATTGTTTTTTATCATATGAAAAAACAATTGGTGTTTTAAATTCTTTTGATTTATTAATAATCATTTCAAGTTGATGTTGCCTAATTCTTTGGGATTCATCAATCAAAACCATGCTTATATTCATGTTTAACAATGTTTCTATAGAGTTGTTGTGCACTTTGTTAATAGGATGTAAATTCCAGTTGTAGGAGTTAATTAGTTCGTAATGACCATTATTTAACTTGCCACAATGTATAATTAACGGGTAATGACCATAGCTCATTATGTTTTTTGCTATATCGTATACTAAGAGAGTCTTTCCTGTGCCTGCATTTGCTAATATGCAAAATATCTTGTGTTTGTTTTGCTGAACAGATGTCACAACCTCTTTTTTAATATTTTGTTGATTATCTGTTAAAAAATATTCATCATCAATAAATTCTTTAAGTTTGTTAAATGGAGATATTAGATAGTTACTTGGGACAAATAACTTATCAGGATTAACTTCTAGATCAACCGATTGATTGATAAGATTAGTGATAAGCTCATCAATACTAATTGCCTGAGGCTGATCATTGTCAGCGTCATACTTGTACAAAGCGTCATTTTCTACATATGTATATATAAAGACACTTCTATTTAGGAATTTAAGATAATAATGGTTTTGTTTCATTTGAGCAGTGATTTTTTGTAATTTAACTTTTTCATCAAGTTGGCTTTTCAGTTCTATATTAATTACCAAATCCTCACTGAATCTTAGCAAATCAAACTCTTTACTAATTTGCTTTATAGAATAACCTACATAATATCCATCGAAAATTTCGAAAGAATGTTGATGGCTTTTTAACGTTATGCAAAATTGTTCCAGTACATTGGCTTCGCTTTTCGATAATTTTAGGGTTTCTTTTATTTCTTTGGCTGTCCGAATACCAGCGTTATTGATTGCATTGATACCTTGATATGCAGAAAGAATATTTGTTGGTTTCATATTAACCCACCTTTAATTAAGCATAAAAAAGAGCAGCCAGGCCGTTTATGTTCTACCTTAGCTGCTCAATATAAATTACGACAACCTTTTGCTAATTCCTTCCTATATATCAAAAATTTTTAACCAAATCGCCGGTCTTTCGGGACTGGCGAGATTTTTTTCTCTATTTCCTGTCACAATTTATTAATTTCGCAGTATGAGAAGTGAGGGGGTGAACTTATGGACGGTCAGGAAAAAATATTTCTCCGACTATACAATGATTTCTTTCGCTCCGGGATGGCTGCGGAGCTGGGGCCACAGAGAGCAATTACGCTGCTGGCTATTGCCTCATATATGGACGAGGACGGGGTCGCCTGTCCATCACAAAAAACGCTCGGACGGGACCTGGGAATATCTGAGGAAATGGTCGGTAAGCACATTCGGGTATTACTAGAAACAAGATGGAACGGACAGCCGATACTCCAACGGAAAAAAGTTCAAGTAAAAGGGGCTAAACGATACCAGTATTACTCTGTTTATACAATCTCTCCGGTAGCACAGATAGCCAGATTTTACGGGGAGGTCGTCTCTGTCGATGGACCTGGACAAAAAGAACCCTTCAAAAAGTCGATGTCCAACGAAGAATGGACCTCGAATAAAGTCGGGTTAAATAATAAGACGGTTAACTATAACAACAGTAATAACAGTAAAGACAGTAATAACAGTAATAAACGTAATAACAGTCTTATCGCCAAGAAAGGGAAGGAAATCGAGACGGACGATTTCCAGATCAAGAACAGCCGGGACGTCTGCATTTACTTCGCTAATAAATACGAGCAGAAATACGAGGTCCCGTACTCCGTCAACTGGAAAAGGGACGCCAGCATGGTAAAGACTAAGCTCTGGGGAACGTACACTCCAGAGCAGCTCCGGGCCATTATAGACGTCATTATGGAGGAATACGATACCCGCTGGAGGACCAGGGATTATCTTCGTCCTTCCATCGGTCAGCTCTGTACCTGGCTGGGTAATAAGGCGATGGCTGTCGTCCAGGACCGGGAGAAAGAACGGGCCGACCTAAAACAGAGAGAGGAAGAAGCCAGGGCAGCGGGGGCCACGATGGAGGACCTGGAAAGGTGGTTAAATGGATGATTTATGGAAATTGTATGCTGCAAACGACCTGCCGTATAGCCGGTAAAAAAGGCTATTGCCACGACCTTTGTTACGGTTACGGATTCTTTCACGGGTCGACCGGGACCGGAGGCGTATGGGGCCTCGCTGACATCCCAAAGGCTTACGGCCAGATCAGGGTCCCGGACCTTCCATTTAAAAAGGACAATCCGACCGCTTACGCCTGGGTCAAGGGCTACGCCGGTAAAGTTCTGGAGCAGGTCGAAAAAGGCCAGGGACTTTATCTGTTCTCGGTCCCGAACGACAGTAACCCGATGGGGACCGGAACCGGAAAGACGACCGCAGCGGTGGTCATTCTGAACGAATACCTCGTCGCCAGGACAGCACAGCACATTCGAAAAGAGCGGCGGGTGGACGAAGTTCCGGGCCTGTTCGTTAACGTCGCTAGATTCCAGAACTTATATAATAGTCAATTCCGGGGGACGCCGGATATGCAGCAACAAGCAGCTCGCCGGTACTATAACAGGCGGGGGCTGCTGGAAAAGGTCGAGCTGCTGGTCCTGGATGATATGGGAGTTCGTAATGCGACCGAGGCTTTCATGGCTGAGATTTACGACATAATAGACCTCCGGGCGTCCGAGCTGCTGGCGACCGTGTTTACGTCGAATGTTCCGATTAAAAACCTGGGGGAGATATTGGACGACAGAATCGCCAGCAGGATACAAGGGGCGACGGTCCCGATAGCTTTCGAGGGCCTGGATAAGCGGGGAGGGGCGTCGTTATGATTGAGAACCAGTTAATATCTAAGGTCCTGGAGGAAAAGACCTTTTTCGAATTACGGAGATACGGAATCCAGGCCGAGGATTTCCCGACGCTGGGCCACGTTTACCAGTTCGTTAACGAGTACGTCCAGGAGAACGGGTCCGTCCCGGATTACCGGACCGTCGTCTCCGAGGCCGAGGAATTCGAATACATCCCGGAGGTTACAGATACCTTTAAATACCTTTGTACGAAATTGAAAGCCGACACAGCGAAACGTAAGGCTTATGTAATGCTAAAGCAGGAGGCCGTTAAAAAGTTCGCTGATATGCCGGGGGACAAGTTCGTCCAATGGCTAAAGGCTGAGACTGAGGCCATCGAAAGGGAAACCTCCCTGGCTTTCGCTATGGGGACCGACTACGCCACGAACGGGGCCGAAAGGCTGGAGTGGTACAACAAGGCCAAAGAGGAAAAGAGTCGCCAGTTTATCCCGACGCCTTATCCGTCCTTGACTGAGGCTCTCGGTGGAGGATTCGAGGTCGGAGATTACATCCTTTTAATGGCCTTTACGAACAGGGGTAAAAGCTGGATAGCAAGCGATACCGGTCTCGCTGCCTGGGAGAACGGGTTCGGGGTCCTGCATTATTCCCCGGAGCTGTCAAAAAACCAGCAAGCTCTCAGGCTGGACACACTAAAGGGCCATTTTGATAATGTAAAACTACGCCGGGGCCAGCTCCAGAACGAGAAGGAATATCATTCGTTCCTGGAGGGATTCGTCGAAGGCCAGGATTCTCCGCAGTACCTTATTAAAACAATGGAGGACCTGCCGAAAGGGTTAACGCTGGAGGCGATAGAGGCCGATTTACAGATTAACCCGGACGTCCGAATGGTTATTATCGACGGTTTTAACCTTATGGTCCACGGGCGGGGAAAGATGCGGGACGGAATGACTCAGACTTCCCGGAAGCTGCGACAGCTATTCGGGCGTTATAAGGTCGCCGGTCTCGTCGTCCATCAGACGCCAGGGGCAGCGGAGAAAGAAAATAAACCGGACGACGACGGGGTCCGGGTCCTTAACCCTCCGAAACTCACAGACTACAGCGAAACAATCGCAGTAATCCAGGACGCAGCCACAGCGTTAACATTCGACGCCGATGATAGAGCCGGGAAGCTGGCTATTGAAAAGGCCAGGGAACCTTCGGTCGGGAAGGTCATTGACTTGAATATCGATTTTAACCGGGGATACATCAGAGAGCAGGACATTACAGATCAATTCTAAGGAGGGGCATAATGGCTATTACCGTAAATCTCTAGCTATTCTTGGTTGGAACCTCAGTCGTCCTCATAGCTTAACCCGCCACTCAGCATGACGTTTCCCGATATTAATGCGGGTCTGGAATATATTGACCACCATCCCAACACAAAAAAGAGACTCTCCCACACGTAGGGGCGTCTCTTTTTCAATATTAAAAGTAAACCCGATGTTTGGCAAATAAGTTTTTAAAAAAGTTAGTAGTAACAGCTCCACCATTAACAACGTCCGATAATTCAAATCCGCCAAATCTATAGATTTCATACCCACTTAACCTTAGCTCTCTATCTGCAGAAACCATTTCAGCATACTTCTGAGGACTGGCTATGTCGCCTTCAGAATAATGCTGTTTACCATCTATTTCAATAACTACTCTTTCTTGGTTTGAAAACAATATTAAAAAGTCCATTCTTTGCCGTGCTAATCGATAATTTCGACTTAACTGTTTAATTGTATAAGGGTCATAATGTAAATATACTTGAGGAATTAATGCCGGAAGTCTATCACTGAGTTTCTGGCGAAATGAACGAAAATATGTATCAAAGACTAGTCTTTCTGGTTCGGAATCCAACGAATTTAAAAGACGTTTATATAGTTTTCTTTCCACTTCTACGTCTAAGGGATCTTGACTTGTCTTTTCTGCCCACCAGGACACTAAGTCTCTCCAAAGTAGTCCAGTTTGCGGTAAAGGAGCATCAAAAATAAGACAATATTTTTCGTTTTTTACAATCTGGATATCGTTATTAATTGAGTCAGTTAATACTATCTCAGGTTTAGGACCGTCTGCTGCAAAAATGAGGTTTTTTACACTTCCCTTTACACCATCATCAAGCTTGATAGCTCTGTATAAAGGATATCCCGATATATAATCTACTATTTGCATTTCAAATCCATCGGTTGTAATGTGTTTATTAATGATACTCACATATTCTTGCTGTTCATCCTTATCTCTTACTAATGGGTGAACAACTTGTTCGAGAAAGAATAAAAACTGTTCGTCAGAAGTATATGTTAGCCCTAAATAAGAATCGAATAAATACTGATAAGTCCAATCTTCATTATTAACCATGTGCTGCCAAATGTCACCCGAGGCGTTTAAAAAACGTGGGTCCGTAGATGGCATTTGGTTTAATGGCCAAATACGAATTAAAAAATCAGTCAATTCTAATTTCCCAGAGATATTTCCTATCAGAGTAAGCTCGTCCAAAAGGTTTTTTCGAGTTATATTAGTTATATCAAATATGCTATCTTCAAAGAATGTTGCTATCACCTTACCTAATTCTGAGGCATCGTAATCTTTAATTAGCCTTCGAGCAAGCTGAAGTAAAAAATCTCCAGATTTAGATGCAAGTCTTTTGGATACGTACAGTCGCTTACTAGCATAAGCTTCTGATTCCTCACCAGGCTCTAGCCCATATGAAATACAAACCGACGGGATATTATATGCTTTTTCTTCCTTAGCCAGCAGCTCTGAAATTTCATTCCTTAAATCCTTTAGTTTACCCATACTATACCGCCTTATTAAATGGTTAGTGAGGAGTAAATTGTTGCCTACTTATAGAAAAATTTTTGTTAATGACACCTATATCTAACTTTCAATCAATAGTTTAAGAATCCTTCATGATTCAAGAATCATCGCATGTTTTTTTGTTTGAACTATTAAGTCGTTCCTTTATAAATGTATGATTAGGTCGCCGGGCATAACTACCGTGCACGCTCCATTAAAAGCTGCCGTATCAACTCATTTTGTTGCTGCATGGTCTCATGTTGAAATTTAATTGTATTATTGATAGTCTCCCTTAGATTCTCCCCAATATCAAAAACGTTCGCACCATCTCTTACGGTATTGGTTGCCCTATCATCGACAATGGCTGTTTTCACTGGAACCTCTACATCCGCGACCTCTTTTCCATTCACCAACTGCAATCTCAATTCCCTGGCCACCTCGCTTTCCGATAACATCATTCCAAGCCTGAGAACTGCTTCGCGTTTGAGTACGGTTAGGCTATTGATTTTATGGAACGCTTTCTTGTTACCTCCGGAGCGTTGGGCCTCTTTAAATCGTTTAAGAGCCTCGCCTTCTAGGATTTCTAACCCGGCAGCTGATAGCTCGTCTTTATTCTCATTAATTATCCGATTGACCGTAGGTTTCGATACCTCGTAATACTCCGCCAACTGATTGATTGTAACGACATCTCCTTTTAGTGCTGGTAACTCTTTGACTGCGTCCAGAGCTTCCGCCATGTCGCTATATCGCTCACGCAGCGAACGGTCCTCAATAAGAGCGTCAGCATTTACTGTCGTCATACTATCGCGTTACCCTCCCCGGTGGGTTATGATATATCCTTTAGTATTCGACAAGGGAACGTGGTTTATGTACGGGTATCGCGGTTTTTTATTCGTCTTTATCC is drawn from Bacillota bacterium and contains these coding sequences:
- a CDS encoding site-specific integrase; translated protein: MAKKKQISTIATNTWQDALQNFIYWKQAMGLADVTISDYRYHVTQFFTRHPEAFTQQSLKRSVLKYMSQKVKPATYNLRLVYLRTFFNWCIEEGILPENPLAGFKKRKDEGRIVKLDAETITKLISLPDKKTYAGLRDYTLVLLTMDTGIRPKEAFYLLVDDVNFRSLEVHIRAEVAKTRVSRTLPLSPPTSQSIRDLLKARHPDWKDDVPIFATTDGTLLNSNTWGDRIEAYCKQLGVKFRPYDLRHAFALQYLRNGGHALGLQRIMGHSDLTMTKRYVALTQQDVRDQHSLASPLNTFLPQKKRVRKVKN
- a CDS encoding DUF2075 domain-containing protein codes for the protein MKPTNILSAYQGINAINNAGIRTAKEIKETLKLSKSEANVLEQFCITLKSHQHSFEIFDGYYVGYSIKQISKEFDLLRFSEDLVINIELKSQLDEKVKLQKITAQMKQNHYYLKFLNRSVFIYTYVENDALYKYDADNDQPQAISIDELITNLINQSVDLEVNPDKLFVPSNYLISPFNKLKEFIDDEYFLTDNQQNIKKEVVTSVQQNKHKIFCILANAGTGKTLLVYDIAKNIMSYGHYPLIIHCGKLNNGHYELINSYNWNLHPINKVHNNSIETLLNMNISMVLIDESQRIRQHQLEMIINKSKEFKTPIVFSYDKKQYLKTGEAKDIYEYITARHPDIAVYKKTLTNKIRTNKEMASFIINLTDIGKSNNFLNYESITIEYFEELDDIKTYIQYLEQCRGWKPITYTNSQYTHEPLDNLASISHTKAHDVIGQEFDKVVFVMDDNFSYNEKGRLTARKNYYSAEGMLYQIVTRVVSQLKIIVLNNPRLYYRLLQIKSLDKS
- a CDS encoding helix-turn-helix domain-containing protein, with the translated sequence MDGQEKIFLRLYNDFFRSGMAAELGPQRAITLLAIASYMDEDGVACPSQKTLGRDLGISEEMVGKHIRVLLETRWNGQPILQRKKVQVKGAKRYQYYSVYTISPVAQIARFYGEVVSVDGPGQKEPFKKSMSNEEWTSNKVGLNNKTVNYNNSNNSKDSNNSNKRNNSLIAKKGKEIETDDFQIKNSRDVCIYFANKYEQKYEVPYSVNWKRDASMVKTKLWGTYTPEQLRAIIDVIMEEYDTRWRTRDYLRPSIGQLCTWLGNKAMAVVQDREKERADLKQREEEARAAGATMEDLERWLNG
- a CDS encoding DNA replication protein yields the protein MIYGNCMLQTTCRIAGKKGYCHDLCYGYGFFHGSTGTGGVWGLADIPKAYGQIRVPDLPFKKDNPTAYAWVKGYAGKVLEQVEKGQGLYLFSVPNDSNPMGTGTGKTTAAVVILNEYLVARTAQHIRKERRVDEVPGLFVNVARFQNLYNSQFRGTPDMQQQAARRYYNRRGLLEKVELLVLDDMGVRNATEAFMAEIYDIIDLRASELLATVFTSNVPIKNLGEILDDRIASRIQGATVPIAFEGLDKRGGASL
- a CDS encoding DNA helicase — protein: MIENQLISKVLEEKTFFELRRYGIQAEDFPTLGHVYQFVNEYVQENGSVPDYRTVVSEAEEFEYIPEVTDTFKYLCTKLKADTAKRKAYVMLKQEAVKKFADMPGDKFVQWLKAETEAIERETSLAFAMGTDYATNGAERLEWYNKAKEEKSRQFIPTPYPSLTEALGGGFEVGDYILLMAFTNRGKSWIASDTGLAAWENGFGVLHYSPELSKNQQALRLDTLKGHFDNVKLRRGQLQNEKEYHSFLEGFVEGQDSPQYLIKTMEDLPKGLTLEAIEADLQINPDVRMVIIDGFNLMVHGRGKMRDGMTQTSRKLRQLFGRYKVAGLVVHQTPGAAEKENKPDDDGVRVLNPPKLTDYSETIAVIQDAATALTFDADDRAGKLAIEKAREPSVGKVIDLNIDFNRGYIREQDITDQF